GCCATGCACCGTTTATTATTGCAGCTAGAAAATTAATAGAAGAGGGTCAGATTGGCGAAATCTACGATTTTGAAGTAAGGCTTACGACCTTTACTCCCTGGGATATTTTCCCCATAATTGCCTTAAACAAAAGACTGGAAATACTGTATCACAGTATTCATTATATGGACCTAATACGCTCTTTTTTAGGCAACCCAAAATCGATTGTGAGTAAGACTTTCGGGCATCCCATCAAAACCTATTCGTCTACCAGAACGACGACCATATTCGATTATGGAGAGGATACAAGAGCAGTAATTAATACCAATCACGATCACCATTTTGGTCCGAAAAATCAAGAAAGTTTTATTAAAATGGAAGGCACAAAAGGTGCAATCAAAATAAAGATGGGTCTATTATTAGATTATCCTCATGGCGTTCCCGATAAATTTGAATATTGTTTTTTAGAAGAAAATAAAGAAACGGAATGGATAGAATATAAAATAGATGGCAGCTGGTTTCCTGAAGCATTTACGAATATCATGGCTGGCTTAATGCGCTTCGCAGAAGGAACTGAGCATTGCTTACCTACCCATGTGGAAGATGTAATCCACACAATGGAAATCGTGGAAAGTGCCTATCTATCTAATGAAAAAGACGGGCAGTTATTAAAAGCTTAACTACAAAAACGCATTACAATGCATATCAAAACTGAATTTTTTGAAGACTATATTTTAGGCGACTCGAGAGAAAGTTTGGGCAGAACTATTACCGAGACAGATTTTGTTTTGCACGCAGGACAAACAGGTGATTTTTTCCCGCACCATATGGATGCGGAATGGTGCAAAACGCAACCATTTAAGCAACGTATTGCCCATGGAACCCTTATATTTAGCGTGGCCATTGGTCAAACTGCAAGTCAAATTAACCCTGAAGCCTTCTCTAAAGGATATGATCGTCTTCGTTTTATAAAACCGGTATTTATTGGAGATACTATTCATACTAAAATAGCTATATCCGAAAAATCTGAAGACAAGAAGGCGGGTTATGGAAAAATTGTGGAACATGTAGAGGTCTATAATCAAAACAACGAAATTGTAATGGTTTGCGATCATATTTTATTGGCAAAAAAGAAATAACAGCTTTATAAATGATTACACCTAATCCTATTGAAGGTATTGGATTCCATGCAGCCGGTGCCGCCTCCGCCTCCACTTGTTATCTTCCGTTTCACAAGACCAAGAAATGGTCCTGGGTGGCATACTGGTTAATACAATCCTTGTTCGCATGGATTTTAGCTCCTTTGGTTATTGCGTTGATAACCGTACCGGATTTTTTTGACGTCATTAAACAATCCCCTAGCAACATAGTTTGGCTGACATTTTTATTAGGAGGTATGTACGGCTTTGGAGGTATGTCTTTTGGCTTTGCAACCAGATATATCGGCTACTCACTTACCTACGCCATTTCAATCGGGCTTTCAGCGGTTCTGGGTACTGTTTTGCCTTTATTAATCAAAGGAAATCTAATCGGTTATTTTCAACAAAGTGGTGGTAATATTATTTTGATCGGAATGATTGTAGCTCTTTTGGGCGTAGCACTTTGTGGCTTGGCAGGATTTAAAAAAGAAAGGGAGGTCAAGGCAGAAAACAAGGGTAAATTCAATATGAAAAAAGGATTTATGCTGGCAGCAGTTGCCGGCGTTTTATCCGGCGTGTTTAATATTGCATTAGAAATTGGACAGCCTATTGCTGATTTGGCATCAAAAAAAGGTGCGGGCATTTATGAAGATAATGCCAAACTTATTATAGCTACTGCAGGTTGCTTTGTCATAAATGTTATTTGGTTTACATGTTTGGGCATCAAACAAAAAAATCTCGTAGAACTCACTGTCAAAAGCAATATACCTAAACCCACCTTATTTAGAAATTTTTTATGGGCGGCATTTGGTGGTGTACTTTGGTGCATGCAGTTTTTCTTTTACGGCTTAGGGCATGTAAAAATGGGTAGGTTTCAGTTTGCAAGCTGGGTCATTCACATGTCGATGCTTATATTTTTTAGCTTCCTCGTTGGCATAGCCATGAAAGAATGGAGAAATGTCTCCAAGAAAACTTATGCCACGCTAATCATTGCTTTAATTGTTTTAGGTGCATCATTTTTTATTCTTTCTTTTGGTAGCATGCAGTAATCAGTTTCTTATAAAGGGCATCCAAACAGTCATATCATCCTTTCCTCTGTTAGCCCAAGAAAAATAGGGAACCATTTGAATAGCAATTGAGGTAGGCTTCTTTAGAGAAACTGAACGATATAATTCATTATCCCAATCTTGCGTTGGTAATAATGTAGCATTTGTTTTTAAAGAAAGAATAGGTGTATTATCTATCTCCATCATAGATTTCTTCCAAGAGTTATTTTCATTAATCGCGATATTCATTATATTGTCTTTGTTCGGCAATCCTATGGATTCCAAGCAATAAACAATTGGGCCGCGCTTCACTGCAACCTGATTTTTTGTGGCTTCCACCAAAGGGTTCGCTTGCATTAATTGCACAGGCATCGGTAGCAATAATTCTATAGTATCTCCCGGGTGCCAAACTCGATTAATTTCCACATAAGAAGCCGAATGAATAACTTGATTAAAATCTTTGCCATTTATTTTAATTCTGGCATTTTCACACCATTGCGGAATTCTCAGATAAAAAGAATAAGCTTTTTTAGGTGCCTCTTTTACATTTATTTTAATATCCCCATTCCAGGGATAATTGGTTATTTCTGAAAGATTCAGAAGAGATCCGTCTTTTAATTTAGTACGAAGGTTATTACCTCCATATAGATTGAAATAAATGCCATTATCAGATAAGCTATAGAGGTAATCATTTACCTCTGCAATTGTTCGCAGGACATTTGGCGGACAGCAAAAAGATAATCCAATATAAGGGTCACGAATTTTAGATGTCCATCTCAAATGAAACGGCAATAATTTATTATAGGCAAGCGGGTTCGAATACAAAAAACTTTTCCCATTCAAACTAATACCCGACAATACACTATTGTATAAAGCAAGTTCCATTATATCCGCATATTTTTCATTACCGGTAATTTGCAGCATACGCCAGCTCCATAATACATTGCCAATATTTGCACATGTCTCATCGTGGGCAGTAAAATTTGGCAATTGATAAGCTCTGCCATAAGCCTGATGAACTTCTTGAATGCTAGCTTGATCGTAAGTTGTGCCATCTGGCGAAACACCATCATATAAAGCACCACAGCCTCCCGTGATATACATTTTTTTGTATACGACATCTTTCCAGATTTTATTTAATGGGGTCAACAAAGACTTATCCCCTGTCTCCATATACAAATCAGCAGCACCTGCATATAGATAATTAGCACGGACTGCATGTCCCATTGCTGTAGTTTGTTTGCGGAATGGAATTCTATCTTGATTTTGATCTGAACCATTCTTTACCGAATCTCTCAAGTTTAGCAATTTCTCCGCTAAATGTAAATATTTGGCATTTTTTGTTGTTCGATACAATTCAACCAAACCCATATAATGTGAAGGACAAATCGCCGTCCTTGACAAAGATGTGGAGATCTTACTATAATAATTTTCCAGAAAATCAGCAGCTTTCTCTGCCGCATATAATAATTTTTTCTTGCCCGTTGCCCTATAATAAACACAGGCTGCTGTCATCAAATGCCCCATATTATAATCCTCAAAACTTAGGTTACTCTGAAGTTCGCTTTGGGAAATATCCTTGTTCTTCTCAGCAATTAGTACCGGTGTATGAATATATCCATCTTTCCTTTGAGCTTTAACAATGACATTAATAACATAAGTCATCAGACTATCTAATCTTTTACTTTTTGTAAGGGAATACACGGCAGCCACGCTTTCTAGCCATTTGTAAAAATCACCATCCATAAATGGGGCGCCATAATGGTTACCTTTAGCCAAACCGGCTGCTATTTGAAAATTCTTAAATGCGTGATGCAAAGTAT
The Arachidicoccus soli DNA segment above includes these coding regions:
- a CDS encoding Gfo/Idh/MocA family protein, with the protein product MPKTKIPIIIIGASSIVKDAHLPAYKNGGFEVFGILNRTKSKAELLATAYNIPNVFNNLKEAIAAAPEKVIYDIAIMPQQYLDILNELPDGSIILLQKPMGETLDEAKEILAVCRRKKHIAAINFQLRHAPFIIAARKLIEEGQIGEIYDFEVRLTTFTPWDIFPIIALNKRLEILYHSIHYMDLIRSFLGNPKSIVSKTFGHPIKTYSSTRTTTIFDYGEDTRAVINTNHDHHFGPKNQESFIKMEGTKGAIKIKMGLLLDYPHGVPDKFEYCFLEENKETEWIEYKIDGSWFPEAFTNIMAGLMRFAEGTEHCLPTHVEDVIHTMEIVESAYLSNEKDGQLLKA
- a CDS encoding aceric acid hydrolase; translation: MRTIKSIATISFVFFALFTTINTSAQNAGITNTTLSPYAKLYSINMGDVKWTNGFWADRFQVCKDSMILNMWQLLDNPDTLHHAFKNFQIAAGLAKGNHYGAPFMDGDFYKWLESVAAVYSLTKSKRLDSLMTYVINVIVKAQRKDGYIHTPVLIAEKNKDISQSELQSNLSFEDYNMGHLMTAACVYYRATGKKKLLYAAEKAADFLENYYSKISTSLSRTAICPSHYMGLVELYRTTKNAKYLHLAEKLLNLRDSVKNGSDQNQDRIPFRKQTTAMGHAVRANYLYAGAADLYMETGDKSLLTPLNKIWKDVVYKKMYITGGCGALYDGVSPDGTTYDQASIQEVHQAYGRAYQLPNFTAHDETCANIGNVLWSWRMLQITGNEKYADIMELALYNSVLSGISLNGKSFLYSNPLAYNKLLPFHLRWTSKIRDPYIGLSFCCPPNVLRTIAEVNDYLYSLSDNGIYFNLYGGNNLRTKLKDGSLLNLSEITNYPWNGDIKINVKEAPKKAYSFYLRIPQWCENARIKINGKDFNQVIHSASYVEINRVWHPGDTIELLLPMPVQLMQANPLVEATKNQVAVKRGPIVYCLESIGLPNKDNIMNIAINENNSWKKSMMEIDNTPILSLKTNATLLPTQDWDNELYRSVSLKKPTSIAIQMVPYFSWANRGKDDMTVWMPFIRN
- a CDS encoding L-rhamnose/proton symporter RhaT, with protein sequence MITPNPIEGIGFHAAGAASASTCYLPFHKTKKWSWVAYWLIQSLFAWILAPLVIALITVPDFFDVIKQSPSNIVWLTFLLGGMYGFGGMSFGFATRYIGYSLTYAISIGLSAVLGTVLPLLIKGNLIGYFQQSGGNIILIGMIVALLGVALCGLAGFKKEREVKAENKGKFNMKKGFMLAAVAGVLSGVFNIALEIGQPIADLASKKGAGIYEDNAKLIIATAGCFVINVIWFTCLGIKQKNLVELTVKSNIPKPTLFRNFLWAAFGGVLWCMQFFFYGLGHVKMGRFQFASWVIHMSMLIFFSFLVGIAMKEWRNVSKKTYATLIIALIVLGASFFILSFGSMQ
- a CDS encoding MaoC family dehydratase, translating into MHIKTEFFEDYILGDSRESLGRTITETDFVLHAGQTGDFFPHHMDAEWCKTQPFKQRIAHGTLIFSVAIGQTASQINPEAFSKGYDRLRFIKPVFIGDTIHTKIAISEKSEDKKAGYGKIVEHVEVYNQNNEIVMVCDHILLAKKK